CATCTGCCACCGCAGTCCGGCCGTAGGCGAGGCTCTCGGGTGCCGCTGCCGGGGCCCGGGCCGAGACCCAGAGGAGGCCGGGGAGGGACTCGGCCGGCTCCGCCGCTCCGCCGCTCCGCCGCCGTTGGCGCACAAAGGCGCGGAccccgggcccggggcggggagaGCGGCCACCgcccggcgcggcgcggcgcggcgcggctcGGAGACGCACGGCGCGCCCTatgcccccgcgcccccgccgcggcaGCCCGAGCGCAGCGAGAGGTCGCGCCGCCGCGGGGCCCGGGTGCAGCCGCCGACGCCCGCCCGCAGCGCGCAGCCCGAGGTGAGCGGCGAGCGGCGAGCGGCGAGCGGCGAGCGGCGAGCGGCGAGCGGGACGGCGGCGCGGCGTCCGCGGGCCCCCTCCTgctgcccggcccggcccgctcATGGCGGCCATCCGCAAGAAGCTGGTGGTGGTGGGCGACGGCGCGTGCGGCAAGACGTGCCTGCTGATCGTGTTCAGTAAGGACGAGTTCCCCGAGGTGTACGTGCCCACCGTCTTCGAGAACTATGTGGCCGACATCGAGGTGGACGGCAAGCAGGTGGAGCTGGCGCTCTGGGACACGGCGGGCCAGGAGGACTACGACCGCCTGCGGCCACTCTCCTACCCGGACACCGACGTGATCCTCATGTGCTTCTCCGTGGACAGCCCCGACTCGCTGGAGAACATCCCCGAGAAGTGGGTGCCCGAGGTGAAGCACTTCTGCCCCAACGTGCCCATCATCCTGGTGGCCAACAAGAAAGACCTGCGCAGCGACGAGCACGTCCGCACGGAGCTGGCGCGCATGAAGCAGGAACCGGTGCGCACGGATGACGGCCGCGCCATGGCCGTGCGCATCCAAGCCTACGACTACCTCGAGTGCTCGGCCAAGACCAAGGAGGGCGTGCGCGAGGTCTTCGAGACGGCCACGCGCGCCGCGCTGCAGAAGCGCTACGGCTCCCAGAACGGCTGCATCAACTGCTGCAAGGTGCTATGAgggccgcgcccgccccgcctgcccctgcccccgccggcgcggcgccccctcccgggcccgcccccgccgcccccccccgccgcccgccctccAGCCTCGAGCCCGAAGACGGGGAGACCCGCGCCCTCCCCGAGGCCCCCAGCGGACCGCCCGACGGCGGCTCGGGCCCCGGCCGCGGGCGCCCCCTCTCCAGCGTCTCTGCGCGCCCGGCTGTGCTGCACCGGCCCGGGCGCCTGCTGAGTGCCGAGGGCCCCTGAGCGCCCTTTCCCGAAGAGCCAAGCCGCTTCGGAGCGTGCGGCCGTGTGTGTGTGCGATTTCCCCGCCCCacgtccccccgcccccgcctctgGTCCCCGGAGGAGAGCTTGGCGCCGGGGTGCGGCCGCGCCCCAGCAGATGCTCGCCCAGAAGCGGCGAGCGGCCGCTGTCCCTTGTGTGTAACATAGACCGCGGGAactgcgggggggcggggggctggggaggacggggtgttctataaatatagatataattttattttcgaAGGTAGGATGGTGTTATTTAATGGTGGCGGTGGGTGGAGTGACAGGGCGCTAGAACAGCTCCGGCCCACCCTGGGGCGGGCGCCCATCCAAGCGTGAACAGGACTTGGCCAGCTTTCCAACCCCTGGGAAAACCTTTGCGACTGCCGTGGGGCTGCGAGGACACAGCTTCCAGACTCCGGTCTCCTGCGGGCCAGCCCCGGGCGCACCCCTCACCAGCCCTGGGCCGGAGGAGGGAGAGAGTGCTTTGGGTCTTTCTTTTGCCATAAGCGAACTTTGTGCCTGTCATACAAGTGGAAATCGTTCAGTCCAAGAAACTGatgttatttgatttatttaaaagctaaaacttgttcgggtttttttttttttttttggaaagaattctTTGCAcaattgttttattgtttgacACTTAATGCACTTGTCATTTGCATAAGAAAGTAGCATTCTGACCACCCCTGTACGCTGTAACCTCATCTActtctggtgttttgtttgttttgtttttttttaaagatgatgacttttaaaaaaacaaagagaaaaaagaaaccactaatttttgttttctagaaaaagTGGCAACACTGTTTTGCGATTTTATTTGTGCAGGTATGCGCACTATTTTGATAAAGGGCAGTAACAAGTATTGGGACCTATTTAactcccccttcctttttttttttttttttttcttcacaaggCAGTCTCAAAAGCTATGTGAAattttctctgcatctctgtacAGAGAATGAACCTGCCCCTAGCCTCTCCTTTCttaccctcccttccccacccagtGGTACTTCTACTAAattgttgtcttgtttttttattttttaaataaactgacaAATGACAAAGTGGTGAGCTTATGATGTTTACATAAAAGTTCTATAAGCTGTGTATACagttttttatgtaaaatattaaaagactaTGATGatgacatttataaaatggcTCCTGTGATTTAATAGTGTGTAAGAATTTATCCTCTTGAATTTGGGGCAAGGGGTGACTATTGCCAGACAAGATACTCTCTGGCTACCACTCCCATTTCCCTGATAGCATTTGTGGTAAATGAGGCCAAAATCCCTTTGGGGGATGAGTGAGGGTTGGGTGGCCAGGGGAGACTAGTTACTCCCGTCCCCATCCCAGGGGTAGGTGACTGACTGGGGCGCCCAGCCACCCAGTGCCCAAGCCTTTGACTTAATGTGCACTGTCTGTATGTCTTTAAAACACCGCGTCTAAATCTGTGGGGCCTTTGCCTCCTACTTCttgaaacttgaaaatttttaaaattttgcactttaaatttaattcacatttttttcttaatcacagGTGTGGGGCCTGTCTAGGAGGCTGGTTATGGGGTTCCCTTCACATCCTCAAAGGGAGGGTTCCACAGCACCTCATACAAGATTATAGGTGGTTGCTTTTGGGACTGGAGCTCTGGGGTGGAAGTTGGGGGAGAGCCGCAATCGTGACCGGATTCTTCAATCGTTGAACTTTGATCCGCGTGTATGTCTATACAGAACCTAGAATGCTGTACTCTAAGTTCAGAGAATGGCCATATCATGGACGGAACACTGGATGTTTGGGGTGGCTGTTATTTAAGGTTAGGGCAGCCACATTTAGAGATTTGATCAAGATGAGCTCCAATTTCAGACACCTAGCCAGCTGCAGGGGGTCTCAGAACCAGTGGGGCAGGGCAGTTATATTTGGAGGCCACATGAGAATCCTGCTCTGGGTGTGATGGCTCAAACCTGCCAACTCTCAGCAGCTGCCAGGGAAAgtggctcccctccccacctacCTAAGaggtgtggttttgtttttgaaatcagCACTTTCTGGCTTTCTTGCACTTAGCTGCTACTTCTCCCTATTTCCCTCTCCACTCAGGGCAGAGACCCAGAAGTTTCTTTTTGAAgtcattttctccttcctcctcctcctcctcctcctcctcctcctcctcctcctcctccttcttcttcttttttcttcttttcttctttctttttttaattcatgagagacacagagaaaagcagagacacaggctctctgcagggagcctgatgtgggtggggcttgatcccaggaccctgggatcatgccctgagccgaaggcaggtgctcatcactgagccacccaagcgtccctgaaGTCATTTGCTTTAAAGCTTGGGGCTTCTATTCCCTGTTTCTCCCCAGACTCCCAAGGGCTTTTGTTGTGTGAGGCAAACCTGGTTGCCGGTGGCCTTTCACCCACTTAAACCTGGCCAGAACAGGGCCTCCTGCGCAGCCAGGCCCATCAGCCAACAGACAGGAATTGTCTGGGCTTCTCCCAAGTGCAGAGTGGGAGATGGTCCCCAGGCTGGCTTCTTCCCTGGGCTACGGCTTGCCCCCTTCCTTGG
This genomic stretch from Canis lupus dingo isolate Sandy chromosome 17, ASM325472v2, whole genome shotgun sequence harbors:
- the RHOB gene encoding rho-related GTP-binding protein RhoB, coding for MAAIRKKLVVVGDGACGKTCLLIVFSKDEFPEVYVPTVFENYVADIEVDGKQVELALWDTAGQEDYDRLRPLSYPDTDVILMCFSVDSPDSLENIPEKWVPEVKHFCPNVPIILVANKKDLRSDEHVRTELARMKQEPVRTDDGRAMAVRIQAYDYLECSAKTKEGVREVFETATRAALQKRYGSQNGCINCCKVL